Within Caproicibacterium argilliputei, the genomic segment GCAAAACGTCGGCGGAAGCGCGGCCCGCCGCCTCCAAGTCGCGGGATACCGTGGCGAGCGAGGGGTGAATATACTGCAGCGCATCAATATTTCCAAATCCCATCACACCGATGTCTGCCGGAACGCGCAGCCCTTTTTTTTGCAGATGCTGCATGACCTGCAGGGCGCAGGTGTCGCCGGAGGCAAGAATGGCGGTGCGTGGCCCGCCATTCTGCAGTACCATGTCCAACTCTGTCAGAAAATCCGCCGTGCCGACGATGATGGCTTCCAGATTTTGCTTGTGTGTGGCTTCAATGAAACCGTAGGTGCGCTGTTCGTGCGTATGAATGTTTTCGTGCGCGCGCACCGCGAGCTGCGGGCAGACAAAAACAAGCTTGCGGTAGCCTTTGGCAGCCAGAAGCGCCACCGCATCGACTGCCGCCTGCTTTTCGTCGGAGGAGATGAACGGAAAGTCCGGCGAAATGTAATTTCCGACAGCGGCTGTGGGTATGGCAAGCCGCTTCAGAAACTGTTCGAAACGGGCACCTTGATTGATGGGGCAGAGCAGCAGGGCATCGGGGCGTTCGGCGGCCATGCGGCGAATCAGCCGGTACTCCTGCTGTGGATCTTTGTCGTGCAGGGCAATCTGCACACGGCAGCGGTTCTGCTCCGCCTGCAGAATCAGAGCGTTCATCAGGCGGGAGAGAAAGTTGCTGCGCAGGTTTGGAAGGACAGCGCCGATGTGCAGAACGGCGCTGTCCTTTGTTTGTGTTTCTTCCAGTTCTTTGGTTGTGGTTCCCATGTGGAGTCCTCTCTTACGATTGATAATAAATGGCACAACCAGTATAACACAAAAAAACCATGCTGTCCTGAAAACTTGTGGGAAACCGGATGGGAGTCGCTGCTTTGGCGCACAGCCGCCACCGGCGCGTACAGAAGCAGAAAAAACTTTATCTTTTTTACAGTTTGTCTTGCATCTTTTTTCGGGTTTCGCTACAATCATAGCGAACAGCGTATTCGGAACAGCGCTGCAGAAACGGGAGGTATTTTTACTATGGGATTTCCAAAAGAATTCATTTGGGGCGCGGCTACCGCGGCCTATCAGGTGGAGGGTGCATGGAACGAGGGCGGGCGCGGTCTGTCCATCTGGGATGCGTTCTGCCATCAGTCCGGCCATATTTTTGAGGGGCACACAGCCGACACCGCCTGCGACCACTATCACCGCTTTCGGGAGGATGTGCAGCTGATGAAGCAGCTGGGCATTCGGGCCTATCGCTTTTCCATCAGCTGGCCGCGGATTCTGCCCAACGGTACCGGCAGCGTCAATGAGGCGGGCATTCGCTTTTATGAGGAGCTGGCGGATGAACTGCTGCAGAACGGCATTACGCCGTATGCTACGCTGTACCATTGGGATTACCCCTACGCGCTGCACCAGCGCGGCGGCTGGCTCAACCCGGAAAGCCCGGCGTGGTTTGCGGCATACACACGCGTGGTGGCACAGCGGCTAGGCGGAAAAATCAAGCACTTTTTCACCTTGAATGAGCCGCAGTGCTTCATTGGTCTTGGCTATGAAAATGGCGAGCACGCCCCCGGCCTGCACTGCAGCCGGAAGGACTGCCTGCAGATGGCACACCATGTGCTGCTGGCGCACGGCCGCGCGGTGCAGGTGCTGCGGGATGTGATTCCCGGCGTGCAGGTGGGGTATGCGCCGACCGGTTCCAGTTTTTATCCGGCAACAGACGCGCCGGAAGATGTGGAGGCGGCTCGTAAGGCCACGTTTGACGTGCCGGAGCGGTGGACGTTTTCCATCAGCTGGTGGAGCGACCCGGTGCTGCTGGGGCAGTATCCGGAAGCAGGCGTTAGAATGTTCGGGCAGGATATGCCGCAGATCGGCAAGCAGGATCTGCAGCTGATTTCGCAGCCGCTGGATTTTTACGGGCAGAATATTTATAATTCCGCACCGGTGCGGGCAGACGGAAACGGCGGGTATGTCTGCGTGCCGCGTCCGGTTGGGTATGCGCGCACCGCGTTTGACTGGCCGGTGACACCGCAGAGCCTGTACTGGGAGCCGAAGTTTTTGTATGAACGGTACCGCACGCCGATTGTGATTACCGAAAACGGAATGTCCTGCCACGATGCGGTTTCTCTGGACGGGCAGGTGCACGACCCGAACCGTGTGGATTTCCTACAGCGCTATCTGCGGGAGCTGCGCCGTGGTATAGAAGAAGGCACGGATGTGCGTGGTTATTTTCACTGGAGCCTGATGGATAACTTTGAGTGGACGCGCGGCTATGGGGAGCGCTTTGGCTTGATTTATGTAGATTTTGCCACACAAAAGCGCACGCCGAAAGACAGTTTTTACGCATACCAGCGCGTGATTTCGGAAAACGGGAAAACGCTTTAAAAAGAAGATGGGCGCGTCAAAAGATGCGCATGGGTATAAAAACAGCCGCTTAGGAAAGCGGCTGTTTTTATATGGAAAGGAAAAGAAAATGGAATTATATGGATGCGGGGGGGGGGGTGATATATTGAATAGCTTCCTTTTTATTTTTGTACATCCATTTATCAGCTGTTTCCACCATGGAAGCAAGGAAAGACTGGCTGGCTTGAAAGTGAACCGTGTATGCATACCCACAGTCAATGGTCACCTGCAGACCGTCGCTTTCTGGAAAAGCAATCCGACTGACAGCAGCCTGCAACTCCACAATTTTTGGCAGAACCTCTGCTTCTGCGCATCCGGTCAGGATAATAACAAATTCATCGCCGCCCAAACGGATCAGCGAATCTTCCCGGCGGATTTTGCTTTGCAGGGTATCTGCCACCTGCTGCAGCACACGGTCACCAAACAAATGCCCCAGCGTATCGTTGATGGCTTTGAATTTGTGAACATCCAACAGCAGCAGCGCCAACTGAGAGGACAGCCGGTTCTGCCCTTTGTGCAGGAAGCGGAACTCATTGAAATACCGCCGGTTATA encodes:
- a CDS encoding GGDEF domain-containing protein; protein product: MMNKHFHLSVKNMRVMLSCLQNLFDLVRLVDPVSTSLLILDDDRHFHREPYTCFRIWDKPYRCSNCISMDACLHNTEKMKYEFVGKDVLCMTSRPIYLDMETQSVKVALELVCCVSDASFLHKPDGGKSMAELLDETSRQLYRDELTGAYNRRYFNEFRFLHKGQNRLSSQLALLLLDVHKFKAINDTLGHLFGDRVLQQVADTLQSKIRREDSLIRLGGDEFVIILTGCAEAEVLPKIVELQAAVSRIAFPESDGLQVTIDCGYAYTVHFQASQSFLASMVETADKWMYKNKKEAIQYITPPPASI
- a CDS encoding GH1 family beta-glucosidase, whose product is MGFPKEFIWGAATAAYQVEGAWNEGGRGLSIWDAFCHQSGHIFEGHTADTACDHYHRFREDVQLMKQLGIRAYRFSISWPRILPNGTGSVNEAGIRFYEELADELLQNGITPYATLYHWDYPYALHQRGGWLNPESPAWFAAYTRVVAQRLGGKIKHFFTLNEPQCFIGLGYENGEHAPGLHCSRKDCLQMAHHVLLAHGRAVQVLRDVIPGVQVGYAPTGSSFYPATDAPEDVEAARKATFDVPERWTFSISWWSDPVLLGQYPEAGVRMFGQDMPQIGKQDLQLISQPLDFYGQNIYNSAPVRADGNGGYVCVPRPVGYARTAFDWPVTPQSLYWEPKFLYERYRTPIVITENGMSCHDAVSLDGQVHDPNRVDFLQRYLRELRRGIEEGTDVRGYFHWSLMDNFEWTRGYGERFGLIYVDFATQKRTPKDSFYAYQRVISENGKTL
- a CDS encoding LacI family DNA-binding transcriptional regulator translates to MGTTTKELEETQTKDSAVLHIGAVLPNLRSNFLSRLMNALILQAEQNRCRVQIALHDKDPQQEYRLIRRMAAERPDALLLCPINQGARFEQFLKRLAIPTAAVGNYISPDFPFISSDEKQAAVDAVALLAAKGYRKLVFVCPQLAVRAHENIHTHEQRTYGFIEATHKQNLEAIIVGTADFLTELDMVLQNGGPRTAILASGDTCALQVMQHLQKKGLRVPADIGVMGFGNIDALQYIHPSLATVSRDLEAAGRASADVLQALMENRPAAAETLLPCHVIDGGTL